A section of the Serratia liquefaciens ATCC 27592 genome encodes:
- the bcsQ gene encoding cellulose biosynthesis protein BcsQ, which yields MPVIALQGLRGGMGATSVTAALAWALQQLGESVLAIDFAPDNLLRLHFNTPFELARGWARAEQDGGDWQQGAMRYCENLDFLPFGQLTLAERLNVQQSCRQQPARWQDNVAQLNAAAQYNWILLDLPADDEALAQQALAVADCVFTLIAPDANCQVRLHQQVLPQGCRFLINHYFAASRLQQDLHQLWLQTLGGLLPVVIHRDEAMAEALAVKQPLGEYRPESLAADEVLTLANWCLINLKGTAP from the coding sequence ATGCCAGTGATTGCTCTGCAGGGGTTGCGAGGCGGGATGGGGGCGACGTCGGTCACCGCGGCGCTCGCGTGGGCATTACAGCAACTGGGCGAGTCGGTATTGGCGATTGATTTTGCGCCGGATAACCTGCTGCGTCTGCATTTTAATACGCCATTCGAGCTGGCACGGGGTTGGGCGCGGGCCGAGCAGGACGGCGGCGATTGGCAACAGGGCGCGATGCGCTATTGTGAAAACCTCGACTTTCTCCCCTTTGGCCAGCTCACCCTGGCGGAACGGTTGAATGTACAGCAATCTTGTCGGCAGCAGCCCGCCCGCTGGCAGGACAATGTGGCGCAGCTAAACGCTGCGGCGCAGTACAACTGGATCCTGTTGGATCTGCCGGCGGATGATGAAGCACTGGCTCAGCAGGCGCTGGCGGTGGCAGATTGCGTCTTTACCCTGATTGCTCCGGACGCAAACTGCCAGGTGCGGCTGCATCAGCAAGTGTTGCCGCAAGGCTGCCGTTTCCTTATTAATCACTATTTCGCCGCCAGCCGACTCCAGCAGGATTTACACCAGCTGTGGCTGCAAACGCTGGGCGGATTGTTGCCGGTGGTTATCCACCGCGATGAGGCGATGGCCGAAGCCCTGGCGGTGAAACAGCCTTTGGGGGAATACCGGCCGGAAAGCCTGGCTGCGGATGAAGTGCTGACGCTGGCTAACTGGTGTCTGATTAACCTGAAGGGGACGGCGCCATGA
- the bcsC gene encoding cellulose synthase complex outer membrane protein BcsC — protein MRNFRINWLGLVPLSLAMLPQAQGAETVAPEQWLLEQVRVGEAGNKDELVRQSLYRLELMDPNNPEVISARMRLALRQGNLALAQQQLDKLKQIAPQSTSYRQAEMNMLLTQPETRQKLQQARLMATAGRLPEAKAQYDELFHGDPPTLELAVEYWRLVARLPGQEAAALKQLQTLDQQYSGNVPLRMSLARMLFSQDRDAQAYDLLQKVAADPAGRGDAADLWLEKVKAMPVSPQSVAALNRFLGVFETGDQAVSARQELARQQALLSDPAYQARVRGLAQVDKGGSRAAIPELKKALAASPNDADVLGALGQAYSRVGNRPQALSLFRQALQADKSGYGSSKWQSLIKSNSYWLAVDEGDKALKAGNLALAQQKYQQARQIDNGDSSAVIGLGDVAVARKDDAAAERFYQQALRLDPGSGSAVRGLVNIYQRQSPEKALAYLNSLPRGQQNKLRGTLEGLQLDMLKQQADQLVQQKQWHQAAEKYRRAQQMDPDDVWLTYHYAQTLRQAGQPEQADALFSRLAQKQRANPQLAYAYALYLSGSDRDTQALAQLNTLPAAQWNDNMRELAQRLKMQATLEHADRLRTAGDEPGAVAYLRRQPADTRIDLQLADWALARGEYDAALADYQRVRTREPNNPDARLGEIEAYVAQGKLSEARQRLQTAAPDPSESDNSGRRVANAWYAVGEPQKATEIFTRLKTTAQLAPPSQAKALIYRDAARLERDQQQPVLAQQDYKQAMVASGIAPSVPQDNDSYTYLTRNNPTDDWLKRGIRSDAADLYRQQDVNVTLDHDYWSSSGTGGISDYKAHDTMLQVDMPWYDGRAFFRSDTVQLDAGSFSTDGSGKYYETFGTCNTQGCSGDERQKTTGTSVAVGWKNDRWAGDIGTTPMGFEVVDWVGGLAYSNDWNHIGWTLAASRRPISSSLLAFGGTKDPNTGTTWGGVRATGVSLSASYDRGEAHGVWADLSAHQLTGKNVEDNQRERFMAGYYYKLINEDNRRVTVGLNTMLWHYQKDLSGYSLGQGGYYSPQQYMSLAIPVNYRQRTDNWSWELGGSVSLSHSKTNSQRRYPLQGLIPDSLPDKFAVEDGSSSSGVGYTLRAIVERRLSSHWTLGAGIDIQQAKDYTPSHALIYLRYSLAGWQGDLDLPPQPLTPYADFK, from the coding sequence ATGCGTAACTTCCGAATAAACTGGCTGGGCCTGGTGCCTTTAAGCCTGGCGATGCTGCCACAGGCGCAAGGAGCAGAAACCGTTGCGCCGGAACAATGGCTGCTGGAGCAGGTGCGGGTTGGAGAGGCTGGCAACAAAGATGAGTTGGTTCGCCAGTCGCTCTACCGGCTTGAACTGATGGATCCGAATAACCCGGAGGTGATTTCCGCGCGTATGCGTTTGGCATTGCGACAGGGCAATTTGGCATTGGCACAGCAGCAGTTGGATAAGCTGAAACAGATTGCGCCGCAGTCAACTAGCTATCGGCAGGCGGAAATGAACATGCTGCTTACCCAGCCGGAAACCCGCCAAAAGCTGCAGCAGGCGCGGCTGATGGCGACCGCCGGGCGTTTGCCGGAGGCGAAAGCGCAGTATGACGAGCTGTTCCACGGCGATCCGCCGACGTTGGAGTTGGCGGTGGAATACTGGCGGTTGGTCGCGCGGTTGCCGGGACAGGAAGCCGCGGCGCTGAAACAGTTGCAGACGCTGGATCAGCAATATTCCGGCAACGTGCCGCTGCGCATGTCGCTGGCGCGGATGCTATTTAGCCAGGATCGCGACGCCCAGGCCTATGATCTTTTGCAGAAAGTAGCTGCCGATCCTGCCGGACGCGGAGATGCCGCCGATCTGTGGCTGGAGAAAGTCAAAGCGATGCCGGTCAGTCCGCAGAGCGTTGCTGCCCTTAACCGTTTTCTTGGCGTTTTTGAAACCGGCGATCAGGCGGTCAGCGCCCGACAAGAACTGGCCCGGCAGCAGGCGCTGCTGTCGGATCCTGCCTACCAGGCGCGGGTGCGCGGGCTGGCGCAGGTGGACAAGGGCGGCAGTCGTGCCGCCATTCCAGAGTTGAAAAAAGCGTTGGCGGCTTCACCCAATGACGCCGACGTGCTGGGCGCGCTTGGGCAAGCCTATTCCCGCGTCGGTAATCGTCCACAGGCGCTGAGCCTGTTTCGTCAGGCCCTGCAGGCCGATAAAAGCGGCTACGGCAGCAGTAAATGGCAGAGCCTGATCAAGAGCAACAGTTACTGGCTGGCGGTGGATGAAGGTGACAAGGCGCTGAAAGCCGGTAACTTGGCGCTGGCACAGCAAAAATACCAACAGGCGCGACAGATAGACAACGGTGACAGCAGCGCGGTAATTGGCTTGGGCGACGTTGCGGTGGCGCGTAAAGATGATGCTGCCGCCGAACGTTTCTACCAGCAGGCGCTGCGGTTGGATCCCGGCAGCGGCAGCGCGGTACGCGGTCTGGTGAATATTTATCAGCGGCAGTCGCCGGAAAAGGCGCTGGCCTATCTCAACAGCCTGCCACGCGGCCAGCAAAACAAGCTGCGTGGCACGCTGGAAGGTTTGCAGCTCGATATGCTCAAGCAGCAGGCCGACCAGCTCGTACAGCAAAAGCAGTGGCATCAGGCGGCGGAGAAATACCGTCGTGCTCAGCAGATGGATCCTGATGACGTCTGGCTGACTTACCACTATGCGCAGACGCTGCGTCAGGCTGGGCAGCCGGAACAGGCAGATGCTCTGTTCAGTCGACTGGCGCAAAAACAGCGTGCGAATCCGCAGTTGGCATACGCCTATGCGCTGTATCTCTCCGGCAGCGATCGTGATACTCAGGCGTTGGCACAGCTGAATACCCTGCCCGCCGCGCAGTGGAACGACAATATGCGCGAACTGGCGCAGCGCTTGAAGATGCAGGCGACGCTGGAACATGCCGATCGGTTACGTACTGCGGGCGATGAGCCGGGGGCGGTGGCTTATCTGCGCCGCCAGCCGGCGGATACCCGCATTGATCTCCAGTTGGCCGACTGGGCGCTGGCGCGCGGTGAATATGACGCCGCACTGGCTGACTATCAGCGCGTACGGACGCGTGAGCCGAACAACCCGGATGCCAGGTTGGGTGAAATAGAAGCCTATGTAGCGCAGGGCAAGCTGAGTGAAGCACGTCAGCGGCTGCAAACCGCCGCGCCGGACCCGAGCGAATCAGACAACAGCGGGCGGCGGGTGGCTAACGCCTGGTATGCCGTTGGCGAGCCGCAAAAAGCGACCGAGATTTTTACCCGGCTGAAAACGACGGCGCAGCTAGCGCCACCCAGCCAGGCGAAGGCGCTGATTTACCGCGACGCGGCACGGCTCGAACGTGATCAACAGCAGCCGGTGCTGGCCCAGCAGGATTATAAACAGGCGATGGTCGCCAGCGGTATTGCCCCGAGTGTGCCGCAGGATAACGACAGTTACACCTACCTGACGCGCAACAATCCGACAGATGACTGGCTTAAACGGGGCATTCGTTCGGACGCGGCGGATCTGTATCGCCAGCAAGACGTGAATGTCACCCTCGACCATGATTATTGGAGCTCCAGCGGCACGGGTGGCATCTCCGATTACAAAGCGCATGACACCATGTTACAGGTCGATATGCCGTGGTATGACGGGCGGGCGTTTTTCCGTTCCGATACCGTACAGTTGGATGCCGGCAGCTTCTCCACCGACGGCAGCGGCAAATATTACGAAACCTTCGGTACCTGCAATACTCAGGGGTGCAGCGGCGATGAGCGTCAGAAAACCACCGGCACCAGCGTGGCCGTGGGGTGGAAAAACGATCGCTGGGCGGGGGATATCGGCACCACACCAATGGGCTTTGAGGTGGTTGACTGGGTCGGTGGACTGGCCTACAGCAATGACTGGAACCACATTGGTTGGACGTTGGCGGCCTCGCGACGTCCCATTTCCAGCTCATTGCTGGCGTTCGGCGGCACCAAGGACCCAAATACCGGTACCACCTGGGGCGGCGTGCGCGCGACTGGGGTCAGCCTTAGCGCCAGTTACGACCGCGGCGAAGCGCACGGTGTCTGGGCCGACCTCAGCGCACATCAGTTAACCGGCAAAAACGTTGAAGACAATCAGCGTGAGCGCTTTATGGCCGGCTATTACTATAAGTTGATCAACGAAGATAATCGCCGTGTCACCGTCGGGCTGAACACCATGCTGTGGCACTACCAGAAGGATTTGAGCGGTTATTCTCTCGGTCAGGGGGGCTATTACAGCCCGCAGCAATATATGTCGCTGGCGATACCGGTAAACTATCGCCAACGTACTGATAATTGGTCCTGGGAGCTGGGCGGTTCGGTGTCGTTGTCCCATTCGAAAACCAACAGCCAGCGGCGTTACCCGCTGCAGGGGCTGATCCCGGATTCGCTGCCGGACAAGTTTGCCGTCGAGGATGGCAGCTCTTCTTCCGGCGTCGGCTATACCCTGCGGGCGATTGTCGAACGGCGTCTCAGTTCGCACTGGACACTCGGTGCCGGCATCGACATCCAGCAGGCAAAAGACTATACCCCGAGCCACGCTTTGATTTATCTGCGCTATTCGCTGGCCGGTTGGCAGGGTGACCTGGATTTACCGCCGCAACCGCTGACGCCGTACGCCGACTTCAAGTAA
- the bcsA gene encoding UDP-forming cellulose synthase catalytic subunit, whose protein sequence is MSRVMNLLLVPPVHQAVQTRYRTYRRHGSSAFTAFFTTLLVALGWIFLRFESPGWQRLRAARSYWFPHLSSSRPRPADALRYLVQGLWLLVFRTDRAPVTHHRFAGWRRLQLRYAQWLQTLPQRLENAGLEQRSVERLGRMSQRMRRLLFIIVGVLAAILAILCISQPFDLPAQFVFVVLLWAIAMVVRRVPGRLPGLMLIVLSLTVSCRYLWWRYTATLNWDDPLSLTCGLLLLIAETYAWVVLVLGYFQTVWPLNRQPVPMPADSATWPTIDLLVPTYNEDLGVVKPTIYAALGIDWPKEKVSIYILDDGNRPEFKAFAEEVGVKYIARPTHEHAKAGNINNALKQATGEFVAIFDCDHVPTRSFLQLTMGWFFKDKKLAMLQTPHHFFSPDPFERNLGRFRQTPNEGTLFYGLVQDGNDMWDATFFCGSCAILRRSALDEIGGIAVETVTEDAHTSLRLHRRGHTSAYIRIPQAAGLATESLSAHIGQRIRWARGMVQIFRLDNPLLGKGLKLAQRLCYANAMLHFLSGIPRLIFLTAPLAFLLLHAYIIFAPALAIALYVLPHMIHASLTNSRIQGKYRHSFWSEIYETVLAWYIARPTTVALFNPHKGKFNVTAKGGLVEEEHVDWVITRPYMFLVILNLAGLFFGVWRLGYGPADEVMTVIISLVWVLYNMTILGGAVAVAVEAKQVRQAHRVEIAMPAAIARADGHLFPCTLRDYSDGGVGIEMRVADALKDGDKVSLLLKRGQQEYSFPCVVTRAFGSKVGIRMVSMTTREHIDFIQCTFARADTWALWQDGFPEDKPIESLRDVLALGFRGYVRMADYAPPMVRRLLVGFTTLIAWGVSFIPHGVGRAPAFSQKETVV, encoded by the coding sequence ATGAGCCGGGTGATGAACCTGCTGCTGGTGCCGCCGGTCCATCAGGCGGTGCAGACGCGTTACCGTACCTACCGACGGCATGGTTCGTCGGCGTTTACCGCCTTTTTCACCACGCTGCTGGTGGCACTGGGCTGGATTTTCCTGCGTTTCGAATCCCCCGGCTGGCAACGGTTGCGGGCTGCGCGTAGCTATTGGTTCCCCCATCTATCCTCCAGCCGTCCGCGGCCGGCGGACGCGCTGCGCTATCTGGTACAAGGGTTATGGCTGCTGGTGTTCCGCACCGATCGTGCACCTGTAACCCATCATCGTTTCGCCGGCTGGCGGCGGTTGCAATTGCGCTACGCCCAGTGGCTGCAAACCCTGCCACAGCGGCTGGAAAATGCCGGGCTGGAGCAGCGTTCGGTTGAGCGCCTTGGCCGGATGAGCCAGCGCATGCGCCGTCTGCTGTTTATCATTGTCGGCGTATTGGCGGCAATCCTCGCCATACTCTGTATTTCTCAACCGTTCGATCTGCCGGCGCAGTTTGTGTTTGTGGTACTGCTGTGGGCCATTGCCATGGTGGTGCGCCGGGTACCGGGCCGTCTGCCGGGACTGATGCTGATCGTGCTGTCGCTGACCGTTTCCTGCCGCTACCTGTGGTGGCGCTATACCGCCACCTTGAACTGGGACGATCCGCTCAGCCTGACCTGCGGCCTGCTGCTGCTGATAGCGGAAACCTATGCCTGGGTGGTGCTGGTGTTGGGGTATTTCCAGACCGTCTGGCCGCTGAATCGCCAGCCGGTGCCGATGCCTGCTGACAGCGCAACCTGGCCGACGATCGATTTGCTGGTGCCGACCTACAACGAAGATCTGGGGGTGGTGAAGCCGACCATCTACGCCGCGCTGGGCATCGACTGGCCGAAAGAGAAGGTCAGTATTTACATCCTCGATGACGGTAACCGGCCAGAATTCAAAGCGTTCGCCGAAGAGGTGGGGGTTAAGTATATCGCCCGGCCGACTCATGAGCATGCCAAGGCCGGTAACATCAACAACGCGCTGAAACAGGCCACCGGCGAGTTTGTCGCGATTTTTGACTGTGACCACGTACCCACGCGCTCGTTCCTGCAACTGACCATGGGTTGGTTCTTCAAAGACAAAAAGCTGGCGATGCTGCAGACCCCGCATCACTTCTTCTCGCCGGATCCTTTTGAGCGCAACCTGGGGCGTTTTCGTCAGACGCCGAACGAAGGAACGCTGTTCTATGGCCTGGTGCAGGACGGCAACGATATGTGGGACGCGACCTTCTTCTGCGGCTCCTGCGCCATTCTGCGTCGCAGTGCGCTGGATGAAATCGGCGGTATCGCGGTGGAAACCGTCACCGAAGATGCCCATACCTCCTTGCGTTTGCATCGCCGTGGACACACCTCGGCGTATATCCGTATCCCCCAGGCCGCCGGGCTGGCGACCGAGAGCCTGTCGGCGCACATTGGCCAGCGTATTCGCTGGGCACGCGGCATGGTGCAAATCTTCCGGCTGGATAACCCGCTGTTAGGCAAGGGGCTGAAGTTGGCGCAGCGGTTATGTTATGCCAACGCCATGCTGCACTTCTTGTCCGGTATTCCGCGGCTGATCTTCCTGACCGCGCCCTTGGCTTTCTTGTTGCTGCATGCCTACATCATTTTCGCCCCGGCGCTGGCGATCGCGCTGTATGTGTTGCCGCATATGATCCACGCCAGTCTGACCAACTCGCGTATTCAGGGGAAATACCGGCACTCTTTCTGGAGTGAGATCTACGAAACGGTATTGGCCTGGTATATCGCCCGGCCAACGACGGTGGCGCTGTTCAATCCGCACAAGGGCAAATTCAACGTCACCGCCAAAGGCGGGCTGGTGGAAGAAGAGCACGTCGACTGGGTGATCACCCGGCCCTATATGTTCCTGGTGATCCTGAATCTGGCCGGGCTGTTCTTCGGCGTTTGGCGGCTGGGTTACGGCCCGGCCGATGAAGTCATGACGGTGATCATCAGCCTGGTGTGGGTGCTGTACAACATGACCATTCTCGGTGGGGCGGTGGCGGTAGCGGTAGAGGCCAAACAGGTGCGTCAGGCGCACCGGGTAGAGATCGCGATGCCGGCCGCAATCGCTCGTGCCGACGGCCATCTGTTCCCTTGTACGCTGCGCGATTATTCCGATGGAGGGGTGGGCATTGAGATGCGCGTAGCGGATGCGCTGAAAGATGGCGACAAGGTGTCGCTGCTGCTCAAACGCGGGCAGCAGGAATACAGCTTTCCGTGTGTGGTGACCCGAGCCTTCGGCAGCAAGGTGGGGATCCGTATGGTTTCCATGACCACCCGCGAACACATTGATTTTATTCAGTGCACCTTTGCCCGCGCCGATACCTGGGCGTTGTGGCAGGACGGGTTCCCTGAAGATAAACCGATCGAAAGCCTGCGCGACGTTCTGGCGCTGGGCTTCCGGGGTTACGTACGTATGGCGGATTATGCACCGCCGATGGTGCGCCGCCTGCTGGTCGGGTTCACGACGCTGATTGCGTGGGGAGTGTCATTTATCCCACACGGCGTTGGCAGAGCCCCGGCCTTCAGCCAAAAAGAGACAGTGGTATAG
- the bcsR gene encoding cellulose biosynthesis protein BcsR, producing the protein MNDQLTRFHAVVPSETQDDLLALSRAFSLPKLSYVDIARQERLTQMMANWPLLAELAQTTGSR; encoded by the coding sequence ATGAATGATCAATTAACGCGCTTTCACGCAGTGGTGCCATCGGAAACTCAGGACGATTTGCTGGCGCTTAGTCGGGCATTTTCGCTGCCAAAATTAAGCTATGTCGATATCGCACGTCAGGAGCGGTTAACGCAAATGATGGCCAACTGGCCGCTGCTGGCCGAATTAGCGCAGACCACGGGGAGCCGTTAG
- the bcsB gene encoding cellulose biosynthesis cyclic di-GMP-binding regulatory protein BcsB, with protein MTRKITWFTALALGISTLSQAETATAPTGQPPVTIPADASVTTPMGSAAPVDPNAPVRDVQLPFATIAPPPGTFTLRGTRPDGQVEFGVRSDEVVSQAMLDLEFTPSPSLIPVESHVKVYLNDELMGVTTLAKEQLGKPNRIQMAIDPRYITDFNRVRLVFVGHYQNICENPASTTLWLEVSKSSSLNLRFQTLPVKNELSHFPEPFFDSRDNRPLILPMVFAGQPDITQQRAAGILASWFGSKAQWRGQSFPTLYNKLPEQHAIVFATNKQRPDFLRDYPAVNGPTVEMISHPDNPYIKLLLVQGRDDNDLITAVKGIAQGNILFRGQNVTVDKVEQLAPRQPYDAPNWVRTDRPMTFAELQQYAEQLQTSGIEPGPISLTMNLPPDLFLIRSTGIDMHLKYRYTAPRIQDGSRLSVSLNNQFVQAYSLVPEHEQGAQLLRLPLTQGLIDSDKNVNIPALRLGATNQLRFDFDYTTLLASGAEGRCETYSFTANHAVIDGASTIDFSGYRHFMAMPDLRAFANAGFPFSRLADLSQTLVLVNKQPQPAQVSALLNAMGIIGAQTGYPALAMTLSDDWSQAKDRDADILMIGTIPPELKDDKKISLLVDATQSWVKQPTRQLPLPTMDVLAEDTKPDSKTTISSEGAMAAIIGVQSPFNAQRSIVALLADSARGYDLLNTAQLDSGKRAAVFGSVAVIRESGVNSLRVGDVYYVGHLPWWERIWHALSTHPVWLAVIAVVVVVVLALMLWRGLKAFSRRRLSPEDRD; from the coding sequence ATGACGAGAAAAATAACCTGGTTTACCGCCCTGGCCTTAGGCATCAGCACCCTGTCTCAGGCTGAAACCGCCACCGCGCCGACCGGACAGCCGCCGGTGACGATACCCGCCGATGCGTCGGTCACCACCCCTATGGGATCGGCCGCGCCGGTGGATCCGAATGCGCCGGTTCGTGATGTGCAGTTGCCGTTCGCCACTATTGCTCCGCCGCCGGGGACCTTTACCCTGCGTGGTACCCGGCCGGATGGCCAGGTTGAATTCGGCGTGCGCAGCGATGAGGTGGTGTCGCAGGCGATGCTTGATCTGGAGTTTACGCCGTCACCGTCGCTGATCCCGGTGGAATCGCACGTCAAGGTGTACCTTAATGATGAGCTGATGGGGGTGACGACCCTTGCCAAAGAGCAGCTCGGTAAACCAAATCGCATCCAAATGGCGATAGATCCTCGCTATATCACCGATTTTAACCGCGTACGGCTGGTGTTCGTTGGCCATTACCAAAACATTTGCGAAAACCCGGCCAGCACGACCTTGTGGTTGGAAGTCAGTAAATCCAGCTCGTTGAACCTGCGCTTCCAGACCTTGCCGGTGAAGAACGAACTGTCGCATTTCCCGGAGCCGTTTTTCGACAGCCGCGACAACCGCCCACTGATCTTGCCGATGGTGTTTGCCGGCCAGCCGGATATCACTCAGCAGCGCGCGGCAGGCATTTTGGCTTCGTGGTTCGGCAGCAAAGCACAGTGGCGCGGTCAGTCGTTCCCGACGCTGTACAACAAGCTGCCGGAACAGCACGCCATCGTCTTCGCCACCAACAAGCAGCGTCCGGATTTCCTGCGGGATTATCCGGCGGTCAACGGGCCGACGGTGGAGATGATTAGCCATCCGGATAACCCGTACATCAAACTGCTGCTGGTGCAGGGGCGCGATGACAACGATTTGATCACCGCGGTGAAAGGTATCGCGCAGGGCAATATTCTGTTCCGTGGCCAAAACGTCACGGTGGACAAGGTCGAACAGCTGGCTCCGCGTCAGCCCTATGATGCGCCTAACTGGGTGCGCACCGATCGGCCGATGACCTTCGCCGAGCTGCAGCAGTACGCTGAGCAATTGCAAACCAGCGGTATCGAGCCGGGCCCCATTTCGTTGACCATGAATTTGCCGCCGGACCTGTTCCTGATCCGCAGTACCGGCATCGATATGCACTTGAAATACCGCTATACCGCCCCGCGCATTCAGGACGGTTCGCGGCTGAGCGTCAGCCTGAACAACCAGTTCGTGCAGGCTTACTCGCTGGTGCCGGAGCATGAGCAGGGAGCCCAGTTGCTGCGCTTGCCACTAACCCAGGGGCTGATCGACTCGGACAAGAACGTCAATATTCCGGCGCTGCGTCTGGGGGCGACCAACCAACTGCGTTTCGACTTTGACTACACCACGCTGTTGGCCAGCGGCGCGGAAGGGCGTTGCGAAACCTATTCCTTCACCGCTAACCATGCGGTGATCGACGGCGCATCGACCATTGATTTCTCCGGTTACCGTCACTTTATGGCGATGCCGGACCTGCGGGCCTTTGCCAATGCCGGTTTCCCTTTCAGCCGCCTGGCCGATTTGTCGCAAACGCTGGTGCTGGTAAACAAGCAGCCGCAACCGGCGCAGGTCAGCGCTTTGCTGAACGCGATGGGCATCATTGGCGCGCAAACCGGTTACCCGGCGTTGGCGATGACGCTGAGTGACGACTGGTCGCAGGCCAAGGATCGGGATGCCGATATTTTGATGATCGGCACTATTCCCCCGGAGCTGAAGGACGATAAAAAGATCAGCCTGCTGGTGGATGCCACCCAGAGCTGGGTCAAACAACCGACCCGGCAGTTGCCGCTGCCGACCATGGACGTGCTGGCAGAAGACACCAAGCCGGACAGCAAAACCACCATCAGTTCTGAAGGGGCGATGGCCGCAATTATCGGCGTGCAGTCGCCGTTTAACGCTCAGCGCAGCATTGTGGCATTGCTGGCGGACAGCGCGCGGGGTTACGACCTGTTGAACACGGCGCAGCTGGACAGCGGCAAGCGTGCCGCGGTGTTTGGCTCGGTTGCGGTGATCCGTGAATCAGGCGTGAACAGTCTGCGAGTGGGCGACGTTTATTATGTTGGCCATCTGCCATGGTGGGAGCGTATCTGGCACGCGCTGTCGACCCATCCGGTGTGGCTGGCGGTGATCGCCGTGGTGGTCGTGGTGGTGCTGGCGCTGATGTTATGGCGTGGCCTGAAGGCCTTCAGCCGCCGTCGCCTGTCACCTGAAGACCGGGACTGA
- the bcsZ gene encoding cellulose synthase complex periplasmic endoglucanase BcsZ, whose translation MPARLKRLTIGMLLLCAFSAAAACEWPAWQQYKQFYISEQGRVIDPSSPNRITTSEGQSYGLFFALVANDRPAFDQLLTWTENNLAAGDLSAHLPAWLWGENEQKQWTVLDSNSASDADLWIAYNLLEAGRLWKSRRYQTLGTLLLQRIAREEVADIPGLGLMLLPGKVGFVAEDRWRLNPSYLPPQLLARFAVLNGPWRKMQQTNQRLWLETAPHGFSPDWVVWQVGKGWQPDTVKPNIGSYDAIRVYLWAGMLADDDEHKAALLKQLQPMAQLTAQQGVPPEKTDTASGKTHGDGPVGFSASMLPMLAHESEALQVQRQRIKQNPPGDRAYFSASLALFGQGWDQQRYRFNRQGELQPSWGGQCVTSE comes from the coding sequence ATGCCTGCGAGGTTGAAGCGTCTGACCATCGGCATGCTGCTGCTGTGCGCATTCAGCGCGGCGGCAGCCTGTGAATGGCCGGCCTGGCAACAGTACAAACAGTTTTATATCAGTGAGCAGGGGCGAGTGATCGATCCGAGCAGTCCTAACCGAATCACCACCTCGGAAGGCCAGAGTTACGGACTGTTCTTCGCGCTGGTGGCGAACGATCGGCCTGCTTTCGATCAATTGCTGACATGGACGGAAAACAATCTGGCCGCGGGCGACCTCAGTGCGCATTTGCCCGCCTGGTTGTGGGGCGAAAACGAACAAAAACAGTGGACGGTGCTGGACAGCAATTCGGCATCCGATGCCGACCTGTGGATTGCCTACAATTTGCTGGAAGCCGGTCGGTTGTGGAAAAGCCGCCGTTATCAAACCCTTGGCACCCTGTTGTTGCAACGTATCGCTCGTGAAGAAGTGGCGGATATCCCGGGGCTGGGGTTGATGCTGTTACCGGGCAAAGTCGGCTTCGTGGCGGAAGATCGCTGGCGCCTCAATCCGAGCTATTTACCCCCGCAACTGCTGGCACGTTTTGCCGTGCTGAATGGCCCATGGCGGAAGATGCAGCAAACCAACCAGCGGTTGTGGTTGGAAACTGCGCCGCACGGCTTTTCGCCGGACTGGGTGGTGTGGCAGGTCGGCAAAGGCTGGCAGCCGGATACCGTCAAACCGAATATCGGCAGTTATGACGCCATCAGGGTTTATTTGTGGGCCGGCATGCTGGCGGACGACGATGAACATAAGGCGGCGTTGCTCAAGCAACTGCAACCTATGGCGCAGCTAACGGCTCAGCAAGGCGTGCCGCCGGAGAAAACCGACACTGCCAGCGGTAAAACCCACGGCGATGGTCCGGTGGGTTTCTCGGCGTCGATGTTGCCGATGTTGGCGCACGAGTCAGAGGCCTTGCAGGTGCAGCGCCAACGTATCAAACAAAACCCGCCTGGCGATCGGGCCTATTTCAGCGCCTCGTTGGCGCTGTTTGGTCAGGGATGGGATCAACAACGTTATCGTTTTAATCGGCAGGGTGAACTTCAACCCTCCTGGGGCGGCCAATGCGTAACTTCCGAATAA